The genome window CTGAGAATTCCCAATTCGTAAGCACGTGACGCGGCAGCGTTGGAAGCGAAGTAAACTTCGGTGCTGTCCATGTGAAGTTTGCCACGATTCGTTGATCCCGATCGTCACCCGCAAGTCCGTATGAAGACTGCCGCAGATTGTGTTGATCATTGGTCGGGAGCTGGGTTTCGAAAGTATCGTTCCCGCCCTCTCCATTGAGCTCGTCCAGATTCTTCGACCAGACATAGCTTGCCTGAACCTGGAAGCCATGCGTCATCCGTTTCGTAACGCTGATCTGCAGAGAATTGTAGTTACCAACGAAGACCGATTCTGCGAAGAGCGATCCTTGAGGTACGCCCTGGAATGGTTGCCGGGCAGCGACATTGTTGACCGAGTTTGTCGTCTCCCCGTTCACTGGACTTTCAGGACTGGCCAACAGCGACTGATTGAACTCGATCTGACCAGGCCGATGCACAGAACGCGTTCCTACGTAGCCCACTTCGAGGAGATAGTCACGACCAAGCGCATACTGCACATTCAGGTTGTACTCCTGGGTCCTGCCGTCCTTGATGTTCGGGTCAGATCCCTGAGTAAAGGGAAGAGGGGTAGCTGTACTGCGTGTTATGAAGATTGGATAACTGGAGTTAGGCAGCACCAATGGGTCATACGGGCTCTGCAAGGTCGCTCGTCCGTTGGCAGCTCCCTGGATGATATTTCCCGTGGAATATGGAGGCTGCGATAATCCCGACTCCACGATGCCAGCCGAATGCTGGTCATAGTAAATGCCATATCCGCCACGCAGTACCAGCACGGGCTTTTCTGTCATCTGCCACACAAAACCAAGCCGTGGCGACACGTCCGCGTGTGGGGTCTTCCATAGTCCTGCATACGATGTCCGGACTATGCCCGCAGGTATCGTGCCCTCAAAGTTGGATGGCACCGTAAATCCGCTGAATGTTCCCGAGGCTGGCAGAAGCCCTTGCTGGGCAATGTTCGCGTCGAAGTTCGCCAGCCGTCCATTCGCCTCTGTCGGAGCGCCGAAAATCTCGTATCGCAGACCGGCATTGATTGTCAGACGCCGGGTCAGCTTGACGTCATCCTGTGCGAAGATCGCGAGATCCGAATAGCGTATATCCCTGCGGAAAATACCTCCACCCGATTGCGTGGTCCCCACATTGCTGAATCCAAATGGACTGCCGTTCTGCGCCGCGCTCTGCCCCAGCAGAAAGTCGTCGAAGCTGGGAAGTTGCAGTAAACCGTCGGTTTCGTTCGGGGAGTTTATATCGGCCTGATGCCGTCTAAACTCGGCTCCGTAGCGCATGTTGTGACGGCCCTTGGTCAGTGCGATCGTGTCCTGGTAGATGAAGGAGTTTGTCACCTGCCACTCAGACGGTGTGCCTGCGTCGCCGATTGTAAGTCCAGCGACCATCAACCCCGGTGCGCTCAGCGTAGGTCCTACTGCGCCCGTTGGTGTGCCGATCCCAATTGCCTGTGCCGTGATCGGGCTCTGTACCCTCGATAGTCCATCGAACCGGGTGTAACCAAGCCGGGCGATGTTCAGCAAGTTTGAAGTGAAGACATGCGTATCCGCCAGTACAAACATGGTGTTGCGGCTCAGATCGTTGGTGGGCCATCCCGGAACATTCGCTGCTCCGTTCGGCGAAAATGCCAGCGTCTCCGGTGCGCGTGCGTAAAAGAACCGCCCGGACAAAGTATTTTTCTGGTTCAGTATCTGGTCGAGATCAACCGTAAACTGGTCTTCCCGATAATGTGCCGGAATCGCGTACGTCGATGCTCCCAAAGGCAACTGATCGGTAGGGTCACTGCCGCTGTTCGGGACAGCAGTCTGAGGACTTGGTACCGCCAACTGACCATTCGGCAGCTTGGCGTTCAGGATAGCCAGCGCCGTGGGATTAATGTTTGATCCATCGCAAGCTACCTGAGTTCCGCCAGCCAATGTCAGATATCCTGTCGCCGGCTGGCCCATCGCATTCAGATGTCCAGCAGGGCAAAACTGCGCTCCAAGCCCAGCCGCCGAACGGTCAGCGGTCAGCAGTGGGTAGACATCATTCTGTTCATCACCCAGGCCATTCACCTCGGTCGATCCCTGATAGGCCCCAAAGAAGAACGTCCTGTCGTGCCTGATCGGTCCACCGATGGACGCGCCAAACTGATTCTGCTTCAGATCCGCACGCGGCTGTCCATGCAGCTTAGAGAAGAAGTCATTTGCATTGAAGATGTTATTCCGCAGAAATTCCCATGCGCTTCCGTGGAATTTATTCGTACCGCTCTTACTTACCAGGTCTACATTTGCGCCTGTACCACGTCCGTATGCAGCATCGAAGTTAGCCGTCTGTACCCGAAATTCTTCGATTGTGTCCGGTGCCGGAATGGCCGTACCCACGATAGAGCTTTCGGCATTGGATGCTGAGTTTTCGTATATGTTGTTGGCATCGACGCCGTTGAATTGAATATTGTTATTCGTCGCAGTAGCACCGTTCGATGCTACATTCTGCGTTCCATTTCCAAGCGCTGTAGCGGTCGGCAGGTCGACGACCACACCAGGAGCCAGTCCCAGGATCTGCGTATAATTTCGGCTCGACAGGGGCAATGCGCGAATCGCGGTTTCATCTACCAGGCCTCCGAGCGTCGAGCTTTCAAGCTTCGATACTTCAGCACTTCCGCCTGTAACCTGCACACTGGTACTAGCCGCTGCAATCGCCAGTTTTACGTTCAACGACGTCGTTGCGCTCACTGTTACTTCAATCGAGTGGGAAGTGTTTCCTGAAAATCCTGTTGCGATAACTGTGACTGTATACATGCCCGGTGGCAGTAGAGGAACGCGAAATACTCCCTCAGAGGTGGTCGTCACCGATCGTGAGACATGAGTTGCCTCATTCACTGCAAGTATCTGAGCGTTCGACACCACACGGTCCGCAGGGTCGCTAACGACGCCTGAAATCGCACCCGTACCTGGAGTTTGCCCAAAGGCCGTTCCGATAAATAAAAGGAAAATTGCTGCAACTGATGCGATATGGATTCGCAGTGAATCT of Acidicapsa ligni contains these proteins:
- a CDS encoding carboxypeptidase-like regulatory domain-containing protein, with amino-acid sequence MKTDSLRIHIASVAAIFLLFIGTAFGQTPGTGAISGVVSDPADRVVSNAQILAVNEATHVSRSVTTTSEGVFRVPLLPPGMYTVTVIATGFSGNTSHSIEVTVSATTSLNVKLAIAAASTSVQVTGGSAEVSKLESSTLGGLVDETAIRALPLSSRNYTQILGLAPGVVVDLPTATALGNGTQNVASNGATATNNNIQFNGVDANNIYENSASNAESSIVGTAIPAPDTIEEFRVQTANFDAAYGRGTGANVDLVSKSGTNKFHGSAWEFLRNNIFNANDFFSKLHGQPRADLKQNQFGASIGGPIRHDRTFFFGAYQGSTEVNGLGDEQNDVYPLLTADRSAAGLGAQFCPAGHLNAMGQPATGYLTLAGGTQVACDGSNINPTALAILNAKLPNGQLAVPSPQTAVPNSGSDPTDQLPLGASTYAIPAHYREDQFTVDLDQILNQKNTLSGRFFYARAPETLAFSPNGAANVPGWPTNDLSRNTMFVLADTHVFTSNLLNIARLGYTRFDGLSRVQSPITAQAIGIGTPTGAVGPTLSAPGLMVAGLTIGDAGTPSEWQVTNSFIYQDTIALTKGRHNMRYGAEFRRHQADINSPNETDGLLQLPSFDDFLLGQSAAQNGSPFGFSNVGTTQSGGGIFRRDIRYSDLAIFAQDDVKLTRRLTINAGLRYEIFGAPTEANGRLANFDANIAQQGLLPASGTFSGFTVPSNFEGTIPAGIVRTSYAGLWKTPHADVSPRLGFVWQMTEKPVLVLRGGYGIYYDQHSAGIVESGLSQPPYSTGNIIQGAANGRATLQSPYDPLVLPNSSYPIFITRSTATPLPFTQGSDPNIKDGRTQEYNLNVQYALGRDYLLEVGYVGTRSVHRPGQIEFNQSLLASPESPVNGETTNSVNNVAARQPFQGVPQGSLFAESVFVGNYNSLQISVTKRMTHGFQVQASYVWSKNLDELNGEGGNDTFETQLPTNDQHNLRQSSYGLAGDDRDQRIVANFTWTAPKFTSLPTLPRHVLTNWEFSGIGVIQSGAALSIFDGNAGSVYGNFNNRAQATGSSPSTHGSLFSRVVGSGRYLDATAFTRAPEAPNGTSLADQNFGNSSVGIVRGPGQHNLDMAVERVFPVKSWSSFRFRAEFFNVTNTPQFGNPNTSLGYGVATLPNPVASSGFGQISGEQGGPHPRIIQFAAKYVF